Below is a window of Nicotiana tabacum cultivar K326 chromosome 19, ASM71507v2, whole genome shotgun sequence DNA.
tccggcaagtcTCAATAGCGGAAACAAACGTGGGGAAAATAATAATTAGGGGATCGGgactcaaattctcaaaatgaccggctgggtcattacatcagctcttcttcaagtttttttttaaaaaattgatccgagcctccgattaacactcggggccctcgaggccccgcccgaacataccaacaagtttaaaatcataaaacggactcactcgaattctcggaacgcgtaaaacaacatcaaatctaagaatcataccctaaaccaaattgattcaaacttaagaatttcaagttcttcaatttactttcaatgcgccgaaatatacttaaactacccgcaatgacacgaaaatttgcgtacaggtcttaaatcactatacggaactattcccaaactcaaaattccaaacggactttaattattcaaaatcctactccaaaccaaatttaaagaattttaaaccttcaaatagttgatttttactattaagcgtcaaacgctcccgggttatctaaaacccgattcggatatacgcccaaatccaaaatcatcatacgaacctcttggaaccgtcaaatcccgattccggggtcgttttctcaaaatattaaccgaagtcaaacttgtccatttaaagctaacttaaggaaccaagtgttcctatTTCAGCCCATacgcttccaaatcccgaaccaaccatccccgcaagtcataaattaataaaagtatgTTCggagagttttattttagggaacggatttctaaaagttaaaatgaccggttgggtcattacaagaaaattgtttaaaatgACCATTTTATTTTGTATGAACTCTATGTTTAAAGGGTACAAAAAGTgaatgacatttcgctaagggtcttcgtgcttttaatataaactAGTCTTTAGAGTACACGCGTTGCGCGTGTATCTCGTGTTAAtgagtataatttttttttaaattacataAATTTTAAATAGAAAATTATGTTTGAGTTATTATAAAAGAAAGTTAAAGAAAAAcgtataaatttttaaaataatgatTATTGTATCCTATTTATCTAATTATTCAATAAGGCAAGAAACTTTGTCCTACGTATTTTCTTATAAATAGACGGTATTATGAGTGTGCTTTTATTTTAGTGCTCTTATACTACATACATATCTATAATTTTTATACATGTTTACTTATTTAAACATATAAGTATTAAGTATCATTTAATGATCATATAAGTATTAACTTGCGTAAAGGTTCAATATTTATATTTGTGCTCaattttatgtgtttattccAATTGAAGTGTTAGAATCTAAatagaatttaaatttttaaatattaggatTCCTTacctaattcaaataaggaaggattcaataaataaaatttagttgatttcaGAGTCCTAAGAATTAGGAAAAtaataaatgactattttgtctagtatgaaatttattattaaagggtaaaaaagacgaacgtcATTTCACTAAGgggtttcgtgcttttaatatagtactagttatAGCGTACGTGCATTGCACGTGTCAATAAACTAAAAATTACATACAAAAGAAACAAATTATATAAAGTAGCAATAAAAGTTATAATAAATGCAACATTTATTTATATGACAAAATAATGTTAATATTGAGTCAGTTGCTGAATAAAAGACAAAACGAAGATACTCAATATGTTAAATAAAATAGGTTTCTCCTTTGTTTCTTTCACTTATATGGAttagatttttttccttttcaataaactaaaaattatatataaaagaaacaaattaTATAAAATAGCAATAGACGTTATAATAAATGCAACATTTATTTATATGACAAAATAATGTTAACATTGAGTTAGTtgctgaataaagacaaaacaaaGATACTCAATATGTTAAATAGAATAGGTTTCTCCTTTGTTTCTTTCACTTATATGGAttaaatttttttccttttccaattCAAATATTTTACTTAGACGAATTTATCAAGATGACTTCCAGTGGCATTGGGTTTCTGCTATGTACACAATTACTTATGCACAGTGGGTTTCATAGTCAAAACGTTGAAATTgtagaaaaaaaattctaaataatTCTACTCTTTAGGTAGGATCCCAAGTGATCATGGACATTTAGAAATAATAAAAAGCAGAAGAGAATCCTCTTAATTGATGAAAGGCAGAGGGATATAAAATAACCAATAAATGTAATTTGCAAAAGAAATAAACACAATCATAGATAACTTAATCCACCAACCGATCATCTATAGTTTTTGAAGAGCATCAACTTATATAGCTGACAACAAAAAGATTTGTATAAATCAACCAAATAAAAAGTACCAAATAtcaatgactctattcttagttCTCTCAgaatattattgcaaaaatccagGTGAATAACATAATACACGTATAAATGCTAACTCAAATTCTCTGTTCTGCTTCTTCTATATACACGATGtaacgaaaataataaaaaattggctTAAAAAGAAAACCTGGAAACACACAAAGCTGGAGATTGAATGAATCTAGTAGGAGTTACAACTTCGAACTACGATAAAGTTTATGAAGATTTTGGAATTGTAACTCCTTTATAGAAGCACTTTCAAATATACAAAAAGTCAGATTCATAAACCAAAAAGAATTTGAGTAGGACACTATTTGTAGGATACCACGGAATGTGAAGAAGACTCCAATATGATTTGTACTTGCTTACGATATTAAcgggttttttttatttttttcaaaagagaTATATATTATTAGtgtttatatataattataattttatccaactTAAAACATACTTACGAAAGATAAAAAAGACGAACAATATTTTGATATGGcattcgtacttttaatatagtatagatagatatagattagTTCTCTCTCATATAACTTATATAATTTAAGCGCAAAGAAAAACAGACTCCGAGTGGTATTTAAAGTTTTAAACCATGTATTATATAGCTCAGAGGCAGATCCACATATATCTTTGTGGGTGCTGGAGCTCCCATTTCTCTATTGGCGGTACATACAGAGATTGTTCGATTATTTGTCAGTTATTTGTCAAGTATTGTTGTTAAGCACCCATCAATAAAGAAGCTTCATGTATGCTTTGGTTTTTGAGTTGGAAGAAAGTTCGGTTGAACTAAAAAATTTCCGAGATCGAATCTATTGACGTACATTTATTTTCATTTCAACTCATGCTTTTTCTTCTCTACCTTTTACCGTGAATTGCTTGcctctttatctttttttttttcttccaagaATTGCTTTCCTTTTTATTCTCTTTGCCTCTTCCTATATTGCTTTATTTCTCAATTTGCTCTTCGTTTTCTTACTTCTTTTCTTCCTCTACTTGGTTTCAACAATTTGACTTCTTCCTCgaaataattttcctttctcttttcgtTTTCTCAATACGTATGACCTTTGTGACTGAAGTCAATTTGATATAGTTTAAATTAAcctttgaaatttttatttttattcacttGTGCAAAAAAAAGTTAAACTTTTCAATTCATATCGACCTAGACCAATGTTGCGCTGAATTTGATGTTGGAAATTTAGAGTAACTAATAATGCTATTATTCATCATTTTCAAAGTATGAAAACATCgaatacaaatataaatattctaATCTTTTGATgacaatattatatatatacttgttCAGATATTTTACCAtcaagtttcaaatggttgtgcaATTATAATTTGGTTGTAGTAAGTCTATGTTATAGGTGACTGAGCACTCCACGACTTTGAAATCCTGGATCATTTTAGGTATACATTGAAATTATATCAGTATAAATGGAAGCAAgcatcatattttgaaaatttagtgTGCATAAACGATAATCCGTCTGCAACCACAATTTATTTAAACTTATAAACACAAAATTGATAAAGACGAATTCaaaaattacaagaaaataagtTTTATAGAGAATGTAAGTGTTATATATTCATTTAAAGACAGTTCCAAGTTAGGGACCATTTTGGCACTTTTGTGCTGTTATTCCCTCTTCTTTTTCTATCTAATACTCTTTTTGTGGAGAAAACATAAAAGATACTGTAGTACTACTagtctactactactactacaaaaggagagagagaaaataaaataatttaaaataaataaaaaaggttGTAGTGTTTACTTTCTCAATCTAAATCCAGGTAACGTGGAACCCGCATTGCTGTGCTAAAGTCCAATCTCCACCGCCAAATCATCAAAAGTTGCCGCCCTCAATCGCACTTTCCACGACACGTGTCCCCCACCCCATCCCTAGTCGGTGATCCCACCCTATTGATCAATATCGTACccttttcaaatttcaaactcATCCTATCAAGAATTTATCGTATTATTTGATGATGTTTtacttagaaaaagaaaaagatttttacTTGACGTAAATTTTAATACATTAATTAgtttatattattaattataagaaaatatcatatcaaaattaaattctatgaattttaaattcaaagatATTGTTGTGTTTGACGGAATGTATACACTACTAATCATATAAAAgatataattttagttttatcaaaataAAGAGATAACATTATGAAACAAAATTTCATTTTATATGGTCGATAAATTTGTGGTTCTTATAATTTAGAAAGTAATCAAAagcatattattaatttttattgcTGATAAAGAACTTTCTGTCTTTCCAACTAAAAATGAATCGTAACAATTTTATGCCTCATCTTTTAATTACAGGTTTTATTCCAACCAATAATCATCTCATTTCAAAATTACGTAACTAAATGTAGGTTCGGAATACGAGCCTGAGGTTCGGGCATACCTCGTTCGCTTCACCGTTTCAAACACATAAATATCAAATTCTCCTCACAATTTTCTCGGCAATACAGTCGTTACTTTTACACTTTGAGTCTTAGAATATTGGGTTTAGTGATCGAATCGGAGCTCCGAATCGGGAAATGGCAGAGCACGTGGAGAATTCGGATCCTAAAGGGGAGTCGTTGATGGAGAAGATCGCCGACAAATTTCACGGCGGTGACGATTCCTCGTCGTCATCGGATTCAGATACCGAAACGAAGAAGCCGGCAGCGAAAGAGGAGGTGGTGGCGGCGGCGGAGGCGGAGCCGTCATCTGTGAAGGACAAAGTTTGGAGGCTATTCGGAAGAGAAAAGCCGGTTCACAAGGTGTTCGGTGGAGGCAAACGTACGGTTCTATTCTCTGTTTATCTACGTCCTTAATATTTTGTATGTCTATTTATTTCTAAAGACTTTTTTGGGGGATTTTGTGATTGAGGAATTTTAAGGGTTTTTAAGGATCTTAAAAGAATATTCTGGGGAATAAACTTGTTTTTTAACAGCAACTGAGGGGCCAAGAGTTCAATTTCGTTCATTTATTGAGTGTTCCTTTTTGCTACTGTTCATTTTTTTAAGTTAAAGAGTGAATTTTTTTGGATGGCAGTGATTGGTGGTCTGGAATTTGTATGGTTTAGGGTTTTTGGAGGATCTTAAAGAATATTCAGATCCATATAGTAGTTGTTATCATGCTCTTTGTTTGGAGCAAGTGAGCAAAAgttcaaattttgtattttttttttacttgtttaAAGATTGAATTTTTTAGATGTAAATGATTGGTGGTTGTGGAGTTGATGAGGGTTTAGGGTTTTTTGATGGATAACAATCTTCAGATCAAATTGACCTGTTGTCACGCTTGTAAAGGTGGTTGTTTAGGGTAATTGAGCATGCAAgagttcaaattttatttttgagttaaaGATTGTTTTTTTAAATGAAAGATGGTGATTGAGGTCCTAAAGAATATTCAGATCCGTCTTGTTATCATGCTTATATACGTTTTTGTTAAGAGCAACTGAGCTGCCGAATATCCATTTTGTTTATTCGTTTATTGAAGATTGAAATATTTGGGTGAAAATGATTGGTGGTTAAGGAGCTGATTACGGTTTAGGATTTTTGAAGTATCTTTAGGAATCTTCAGATTCAATAAACATGTTATCATTTGAAAAGAAGTAATAAAATTCTTGAGCTACATGTGTGTTTGTTTATAGCAACCGAGTAACCATGGTTTCTTTGTCTGATCTTAGTTGAGCATCATGGTGGGTGCTTCTCATGTCTACTAGGGTTCTTCAAAGTTTTAAATTCATATCTTTTTGATCTGTGAGGTTGCTTCTGAAAACTGCTGCATATTATGTATGAAGGTTTTCCCTTCAAGTCATAATTTTAACTTCTTATTACGTGGAGATTTGGGCTGGGAAATATTAGTTTCAAATGTGCATCCGATTGGTGATGCCAACTGAATTGTGATATGAGGCATAGTTGAGTGATTGATTGAATGTGTATCTGGTTGTCGCAGCTGCTGATGTATtcttgtggaggaacaagaagaTATCTGCTAGTGTACTTGGTGGAGCAACCGCTATATGGGTTCTTTTCGAATTGCTTGAGTACCACCTGCTCACTTTAATCTGCCACATTTTGATCATCTCTCTCGCAGTCTTATTCTTGTGGTCAAATGCAACCACCTTTATTAACAAGTAAGCTTTTTCTAATATTAGTACTATTAACCTATGTTACAAATTATTTGATCATTTTTCTGAAGGTGTTGTTCTACCATTTTTGACAGGAAACCTCCACATATCCCAGAAATCCACCTTCCACAGGACCCTTTCCTTCAAGTGGCTTCTGCCCTGAGGATCGAAATCAACCGTGCTCTTGCTCTACTGCGGGAAATTGCGTCAGGGAGAGAACTGAAGAAGTTCCTTGGTGTAAGTTTTCCCCATTCTAGTAGTCTTCCCTGAATGAAGTTTATTGGAATGCTTCCTGTTACTGGTGTATGTCCAATACTGTGACATTGAGCCTTCATTTATCCACCTCTCCTGAAGATGTAGATTGTTTTTTTTGTCCATCCTCCTTTGATTTCACCTCAGATGTGTTGTGGTGGTCTTGGTTTTAGTTTTAGTAGTTCCATGTATGTCTGTTGCTCCCCTTATTGATCCTGACTTATTAAAGAGTATTTAGGTTGTGTTATAGTTTTCTGAAGGTATCACATAACATAGTAGGATGTGGAGTTTTA
It encodes the following:
- the LOC107767738 gene encoding reticulon-like protein B5, whose product is MAEHVENSDPKGESLMEKIADKFHGGDDSSSSSDSDTETKKPAAKEEVVAAAEAEPSSVKDKVWRLFGREKPVHKVFGGGKPADVFLWRNKKISASVLGGATAIWVLFELLEYHLLTLICHILIISLAVLFLWSNATTFINKKPPHIPEIHLPQDPFLQVASALRIEINRALALLREIASGRELKKFLGVVAGLWIISIVGSWCNFLTLFYISFVLLHTVPVLYEKYEDKVDPLAEKAMHEIKKQYAVFDKKVLSKIPRGPLKDKKRE